From Halichoerus grypus chromosome 6, mHalGry1.hap1.1, whole genome shotgun sequence, one genomic window encodes:
- the ELFN2 gene encoding protein phosphatase 1 regulatory subunit 29 gives MLRLGLCAAALLCVCRPGAVRADCWLIEGDKGYVWLAICSQNQPPYETIPQHINSTVHDLRLNENKLKAVLYSSLNRFGNLTDLNLTKNEISYIEDGAFLGQSSLQVLQLGYNKLSNLTEGMLRGMGRLQFLFVQHNLIEVVTPAAFSECPSLISIDLSSNRLSRLDGATFASLASLMVCELAGNPFNCECDLFGFLAWLVVFNNVTKNYDRLQCESPREFAGYPLLVPRPYHSLNAITVLQAKCRNGSLPARPASHPTPYSTDAQREPDENSGFNPDEILSVEPPASSTTDASAGPAIKLHHVTFTSATLVVIIPHPYSKMYVLVQYNNSYFSDVMTLKNKKEIVTLDKLRAHTEYTFCVTSLRNSRRFNHTCLTFTTRDPVPGDLAPSTSTTTHYIMTILGCLFGMVVVLGAVYYCLRKRRVQEEKQKSVKVKKTILEMRYGADVDAGSVVHAAQKLGEPPVLPVSCMSSIPSMIGEKLPTSKGLEAGLDTPKVATKGNYIEVRTGTGGDGLARPEDDLPDLENGQGSAAEISTIAKEVDKVNQIINNCIDALKLDSASFLGGGGGGGDPELAFECQSLPAAATASSAAAPGALERASFLSPPYKESSHHPLQRQLSADAAVARKTCSVSSSGSIKSAKVFSLDVPDHPAAAGLAKGDSKYIEKGSPLNSPLDRLPLVPAGSGGGGGGGGGVHHLEVKPAYPCSEHRHSFPALYYEEGADSLSQRVSFLKPLTRSKRDSTYSQLSPRHYYSGYSSSPEYSSESTHKIWERFRPYKKHHREEVYMAAGHALRKKVQFAKDEDLHDILDYWKGVSAQQKL, from the coding sequence ATGCTGCGCCTGGGGCTGTGCGCCGCCGCcctgctgtgtgtgtgcaggccgGGCGCCGTGCGCGCCGACTGCTGGCTCATCGAGGGCGACAAGGGGTACGTGTGGCTGGCCATCTGCAGCCAGAACCAGCCGCCCTACGAGACCATCCCGCAGCACATCAACAGCACCGTGCACGACCTGCGGCTCAACGAGAACAAGCTCAAGGCCGTGCTCTACTCCTCGCTCAACCGCTTCGGGAACCTCACCGACCTCAACCTCACCAAGAACGAGATCTCGTACATCGAGGACGGCGCCTTCCTGGGCCAGTCGAGCCTGCAGGTCCTGCAGCTGGGCTACAACAAGCTCAGCAACCTGACCGAGGGCATGCTGCGCGGCATGGGCCGCCTGCAGTTCCTCTTCGTGCAGCACAACCTCATCGAGGTGGTGACGCCCGCCGCCTTCTCCGAGTGCCCGAGCCTCATCAGCATCGACCTGTCCTCCAACCGCCTCAGCCGCCTGGATGGCGCCACCTTCGCCAGCCTGGCCAGCCTCATGGTGTGCGAGCTGGCCGGCAACCCCTTCAACTGTGAGTGCGACCTCTTCGGCTTCCTGGCCTGGCTGGTGGTCTTCAACAACGTCACCAAGAACTACGACCGCCTGCAGTGCGAGTCCCCGCGCGAGTTCGCCGGCTACCCGCTGCTGGTGCCCCGGCCCTACCACAGCCTCAACGCCATCACCGTGCTCCAGGCCAAGTGCCGCAACGGCTCGCTGCCCGCCCGGCCCGCCAGCCACCCCACGCCCTACTCCACCGACGCGCAGCGGGAGCCCGACGAGAACTCGGGCTTCAACCCCGACGAGATCCTCTCGGTGGAGCCGCCGGCCTCGTCCACCACGGATGCGTCGGCGGGGCCCGCCATCAAGCTGCACCACGTCACCTTCACCTCGGCCACCCTGGTGGTCATCATCCCGCACCCCTACAGCAAGATGTACGTCCTGGTCCAGTACAACAACAGCTACTTCTCCGACGTCATGACGCTCAAGAACAAGAAGGAGATCGTCACGCTGGACAAGCTGCGGGCGCACACCGAGTACACCTTCTGCGTGACCTCTCTGCGCAACAGCCGCCGCTTCAACCACACCTGCCTGACCTTCACCACGCGGGACCCCGTCCCGGGCGACCTGGCGCCCagcacctccaccaccacccactaCATCATGACCATCCTGGGCTGCCTCTTCGGCATGGTCGTCGTGCTGGGCGCCGTCTACTACTGCCTGCGTAAGCGGCGCgtgcaggaggagaagcagaagtcGGTCAAGGTCAAGAAAACCATTCTGGAGATGCGCTATGGGGCGGATGTAGATGCCGGCTCTGTGGTCCACGCCGCCCAGAAGCTGGGCGAACCCCCCGTGCTGCCCGTGTCCTGCATGTCCTCCATCCCCTCCATGATCGGGGAGAAGCTGCCCACCTCcaaggggctggaggctgggctggaCACACCCAAGGTGGCCACCAAGGGCAACTATATCGAGGTGCGCACGGGCACGGGCGGGGATGGCCTGGCCCGGCCCGAGGATGACCTCCCGGACCTGGAGAACGGCCAGGGCTCGGCCGCTGAGATCTCCACCATCGCCAAGGAGGTGGACAAGGTCAACCAGATCATTAACAATTGCATCGATGCCCTCAAGCTGGACTCGGCCTCATTcctgggggggggcggcggcggcggggacccCGAGCTGGCCTTCGAGTGCCAGTCCCTCCCCGCGGCCGCCACCGCCTCCTCGGCCGCCGCCCCTGGGGCGCTGGAGCGCGCCAGCTTCCTCTCACCCCCCTACAAGGAGagctcccaccaccccctccagcGCCAGCTGAGCGCCGACGCCGCCGTGGCCCGCAAGACCTGCAGCGTGTCCTCCAGCGGCTCCATCAAGAGCGCCAAGGTCTTCAGCCTGGACGTGCCCGACCACCCGGCTGCCGCGGGGCTGGCCAAGGGCGACTCCAAGTACATCGAGAAGGGCAGCCCCCTCAACAGCCCGCTGGACCGGCTGCCGCTGGTGCCAGCGGGcagcggcgggggcggcggcgggggcggcggcgtgCACCACCTGGAGGTGAAGCCCGCCTACCCCTGCAGCGAGCACCGGCACAGCTTCCCGGCCCTGTACTACGAGGAGGGCGCCGACAGCCTGAGCCAGCGCGTGTCCTTCCTCAAGCCGCTGACCCGCTCCAAGCGGGACTCCACCTACTCGCAGCTCTCGCCCAGACACTACTACTCAGGTTACTCCTCCAGCCCTGAGTACTCATCCGAGAGCACGCACAAGATCTGGGAGCGCTTCCGGCCCTACAAGAAGCACCACCGGGAGGAGGTGTACATGGCAGCCGGCCACGCCCTGCGCAAGAAGGTCCAGTTCGCCAAGGACGAGGACCTGCACGACATCCTCGATTACTGGAAGGGGGTCTCGGCCCAGCAGAAGCTGTGA